The following coding sequences lie in one Takifugu flavidus isolate HTHZ2018 chromosome 4, ASM371156v2, whole genome shotgun sequence genomic window:
- the mrpl20 gene encoding 39S ribosomal protein L20, mitochondrial — MVFLTVSSWIRNRGPDRYWKVQELLKHARHFRGRKNRCYSLAVRAVRRAFVYATKSRVLKKRNMRTLWISRIAAASREHGMKYPVLVHNLAKSSVQLNRRVISEMAITEPRTFLSLAKLAQARREEGFLAALGDGKEPDGVFSRIPLSR, encoded by the exons ATGGTATTCTTGACGGTATCGTCTTGGATTAGAAACCGAGGACCTGACAGATACTGGAAAGTTCAAGAACTTCTCAAACATGCACGG CATTTCAGAGGCAGAAAGAACCGGTGCTACAGTCTGGCGGTCCGGGCGGTCAGACGAGCCTTCGTGTACGCCACCAAATCTCGGGTGCTTAAAAAACGCAACATGAGAACG CTGTGGATCTCACGCATTGCCGCAGCATCACGAGAGCATGGCATGAAGTATCCCGTCCTGGTGCACAACCTTGCCAAG AGCAGCGTGCAACTCAACAGACGCGTTATCAGCGAGATGGCGATCACAGAACCCCGCACATTCCTCTCACTTGCAAAACTGGCACAAGCGCGGAGAGAGGAAGGTTTCCTGGCAGCACTGGGTGACGGCAAAGAGCCCGACGGGGTCTTTTCTCGTATACCTCTATCACGTTAA